In a single window of the Arenicella chitinivorans genome:
- a CDS encoding Fur family transcriptional regulator: protein MANSKQVISPFLGDHDHSHCESQALETALQECERKGLRLTKLRQQVLEIIWAQHNPIGAYDVLQKLQAQGHKPAPPTAYRALEFLVDAKLIHRIESLNAYIGCPAPGANHQCQFYICTQCGHIAELNNAAVSDALNAGANDLGFKAQQPVIEVHGLCRDCQQT, encoded by the coding sequence ATGGCTAATTCAAAACAAGTTATCTCGCCGTTTTTGGGCGACCACGATCACAGTCATTGTGAGTCACAGGCGCTGGAGACGGCATTGCAGGAATGTGAGCGCAAAGGCTTGCGGCTAACCAAGCTACGACAACAAGTACTGGAGATAATTTGGGCACAACACAACCCAATTGGCGCCTATGACGTGTTACAGAAGCTGCAGGCGCAGGGCCACAAACCCGCGCCGCCAACCGCATACCGCGCATTGGAATTTTTGGTGGATGCCAAACTCATTCATCGCATTGAATCACTCAATGCGTATATCGGCTGCCCGGCACCGGGTGCAAATCATCAATGTCAGTTCTACATTTGCACGCAATGTGGTCACATCGCTGAGCTCAATAATGCGGCCGTATCGGATGCGTTGAATGCTGGCGCCAACGACCTTGGATTCAAAGCCCAACAACCGGTCATTGAGGTACACGGTTTATGCCGTGACTGCCAACAAACGTAA